CCAAGTACTGTAAATTCAAGTTCCCGATTAAAAGGCAagcgaggcccccccccccaacctccgcACTTTCCGGTAATTCCCGCAAAAGTAGACGGCGAACGTTCCGCGGATGCTCACCTCCTGCAGCAGGTCACCCTGCTCGATGGCCTTCAGCACGTTCTTCTTGGACGTCTCCTGGGCTTCGCCGCCCAGCAGGAACTCGTCCAGGATGAAGTAGGCCTTCTCAAAGTTGAAGATGATGTCCAGCTCGCACACCTTGGACGGGCGGACGGAAGCACAAGTGTTACGCGGCGGGGAAGAGCGCGCGAGCGAGCGCGGCGACGACGCGGGCCGCTCACGCTGCCGAAGTATTTGTCCAGCAGCTCCACGTATCGGTGGATGATCTCCAGCGTGATCAGCTCGTTGTCCTGCTCCTCGATGGCGCAGCAGAAGTACAAGCTGGCGTATCTGCCGAAAGAACGACGAAATCATCGACAGGACCGTCGCCGCCTTTTCAAACTAGATTCCATCCCTCcgtttcctttgccgcttatcctcacgaggggcgcgggagtgccggagcctatcccagcagtcgacgggcaggaggcaggtggggtacaccctgaactggtcgccagacaatcgcagggcacatacagacaaatagacgcactcacaatcacaccgaggggcaatttagcgtgtccaattaatgtcgcaggtttttgggatgtgggagggaaccgcagtgcccacccggagaaaagccacgcttgCATGCGCGGGGGGgtgcatgcaaactccacgcaggggggtcagggattgaaccgggacctcagaactgggaggccaacgctttccagctgcgccaccgtggcgCCTGAGTCCTGTAAACAGTTTGTCGAGTTCTCATTGTGAGgacatctttttgttttaaacgaaaaatatgtattttatttttatttctgagGGCTGGACTTCAAATGTTGGCAGTGAGTGTATGATATAAAATGTGAGATCACAAAATCAGCCTTTGCTTAACTGTTGCTATTCGTGATTAGCGAGtaacattttaaattacatttttttttttctgaaactaCCACTCGGCGGACAGTAAACAAGAAAATTAATCTCAGTGTTATATCTCAATTAAAAACCCGAGATTGCTTGTCGAGTGgatgacattttcattcaattaaaacaaatgtataacttccaaaaataaaatttttaaaatatgcaacaccttttcattcctttctttacatttaatttacagTAATTTACAGTTTTCCGGCTTTCGCGATGATACCGAGATACCTTTGAACATTTAACTGAGAAAAATAGCGTGCTATTTTCCGACATTTGAGCAAAGCGCGAGCGGGCGGGGGGGCTACTGAACGAGTCCAACGCTGCGGTCACTCACGTTTGGAAAATGTACGGGCGTGCTCAGTcctgcccgcggatataaagttgcgggtgcgtaaccctttaagagcggaggggggcggtgtcaggtaaactcggaagcagaagtaggctgagcagcagcctgtcaggctgtggttcactgagcCGGAtgggttttcatgtgcgctgagagtgtgcgacaagtgcgcaattgcgcagtggcgcagctgagaGGGAAAATTGGTCAAGACTAACCAAAAtgagcgacgtctttcaatatctacgtatttctactcgtaacaaattttacatgcaGATTTGCGGGTACGACGGCGCCGGCAACACAATCGTTTTGCTTCTTCGTAAGCAAACTTTAGTGCCACAGCAAAAGCGAATCAACCACCAGAACAGAAAGCGCTGGGCCGTCACCAACGACGGAGTCCGAGCGGTAGCGCCGGCGGCGCTTTTGCCTGTCGCCAGGACCTCCAGGTGATCCGTCCGTTAAGCCTCTTCCTGCCGCACGGCGGGTGAATTCTTTATCCGGGGATAATCCCTCACGCGCTCTTTAAGCAGGTGACGATTGGCTAATGAAAACAAGAAGCCACGACGGATATTTTAGAACAGCAAAGAGACGCGAGAGCAACGACGGGACCTTTTTGTACCTGACACAATTTGACACTGTTTGTACTACCAGTAAAAGGCAGCATTACTGTATAATAACTCGCGTATCGCTCCTTGGTGAAAACATCGCCACAATGTCCGCCGGACAATTTTCCACCGCCTGGAGGAGGAACAGACAGActgccgccccccccaaaagttGCAGTTTTGGATAAACAGTAGCGATCGGGATCGCTGGCATAAATTCATTTTGGCAATTTTCCGCCTCGTGCCGCTTTCAAACTGGCCGTGTGTGTGCTGGTCAAAGTTGTGCATGAAGAGAGGTCAGGAAGTTGACCCCCGTCTTTTTCACACAGCCGCCTTTTCCCGTCTTTTTATCTGGATAAAAAAAACTACGTTGGGAAGAGCGGACCCAGCAATTTTCCGGCTTTCGCGATAATACCAAGAACACTTATACGCTGCccgtttaattgttttttttttttggggggggggtgtctgttCAGTAAAAATGGCTCAATCTGGTCATTTTCCAGCTTCTGCGGTGGTATGAGAAGCATTTTCATGCAGCCTCCATAAAGCAGGGATGacaatgaccaatttggaaaaacacttgaaaaattCTGCCTTcggcacaattttttatttttttttttcataaaacacaCTTAAATGGTGACCTTTGGTTCCTTCTAACGGTATAAACACACGCCAATCGTATtactttgaaaacttaaaatttgAGTCTAAACAACCAAGATAATTTTGCCAAagttcagacataaaaatgtagactgagagAAATtgatatcaaataggctactgcacttacgagttatacttcagaaataagtacacaagtaatttatatatatatatgagagagagagagagagagaaagagagctcatgaaatataaaagtgagcgataaaatgtgtgatgtagagataggcctaatcgtaattgtcaattatataatatttgagaaatttatgtccaatttacctttgtgtttcctggtttggatatgctcctggatattttttgccgTTATCGGAACACAGATTGCACAACattttgccgggaacgtccactttttgtatgcgtTCGCTTCGACGTGTcgatacagttttcgttccaATCTGTgcggttacatttttttcaagccatgcccatcagtaaacatattaatattaatttccccggcacgatcttcatcatttcgctccaagactttcgccatactggcaaacgcgcaggccgctcgataacataggcgtacgtatgtctatgaGTTATAACTATGTCGTAGTAAACAGAACGCTTCTCTGTGAAATGTTAACATAAGAGTGAAAATGCcgacgaaataccgccaaaatgctgccagaaATGGAaacgttgtcgttattataaacactagttttaatgcaaacaggtagcaatgccgttttccaccatcacagctgtgactacttgcacgacgagcgttgccgatggATGGTGGCGGCCGGTCTCGATCGCAGCCTTGCCCCGCGTCAAGCCGTTAAcccaattttctcaacggatttacacgttccacaaaaaaaaagacaatttcagaCGAAAAAACTCGGAATCTCGCGAATCTGCGGAAAATTCTCGTCCCTGATAAAGCTGTTCTGTAATGATCTGATCTTCTATAACGTCACCGAATCGCGCAACGAAGCCGACGCGGCAATTTTCCAGCTTCAGAGGTAGTCCCGGAAGACCTTTTCTACATTTCTCGTAAACGCCGGCCGTTAAATGTAAGTTACAGATGATATCCTGTCACCCTCGGAGGTCATTTATCtccagtcacatttttttttcaactgacgGTAAAGAAGGTTAAAACAATTCAAGCCATTTTGCGGGTTTTCCTGAAAGTTGCGCCTTGGTTAAAAGACATGGAAGGGTTTTCCATCGACGGTAAAATAGTTGATCTCAGCTAGTTTCGGAACCACAAGCgaagtacaccctggaccggttgcAAGCCAAATGATTActtgttttttggtcaacttttgAGCTCTTTCTTGTGTGTGTAAACAGCTCGGTTGATGTCCGCTCACCTCTTGTAGACAATCTTGAGGTCTCTCCACTCCAGGAAGCTGCACATTTTGGCCTTGCGGGTCAGGATGGTCTGGACCAGCTCCCTggtgatcttcttcttctccttgtcCGACATGGGCACGTACCACTTCTGCAGCCGCAGCTTGCCCTGCCGGCTGAATAGAAGCATGAACTGcatctgaaatgaaatgaaatgaaaagaaatgtatttcGTCAGCGCAAGCGGAAAGAGCGGCTCGGGGtcagaaaagtgttgcaaaTTCCTTCATTCAACACTTTTTGGATGATTGACAGTCACGTATCCAGTCAGACGGGCTATCTATAACACGTTATGTATGAAATTATAAAAAGCGACAGGTAATAATAACGCTATTCTATCTCTGCTCTGTCAAGCGATAATCCAAACGCTGTATTCAACTCAAGCTAACGGGAAGTACGCTAACACTCGTCTACGTTATTATCCGGCGACGACTGTTTACAAAGACACCAACACCATCGTCATCTTCAAGCGTCTCCGCAAACACACGTCGTCAACTTGGTACCTTTAGTTTGGACACGGTTTTGTCcgaagaaaaggaagaaatcGTCCGGCCATCAGGCGCACGCGAGCTTCCCTCACTCAGCTGCCGATGGACGCCAGACGCCGTCTGGCTTGTGATTGGCCCGAGGCGCCGGCAGCTCGACGCTCATTGGATTAGGGTTTGGATCCCGCCTCGAATGCGCTGTCGTCGTCCTCTTTGGCTGGTATGCACGTCGATCATATTGCGGAGAAGCTGATTGGACGAGAAGAAAAAGGTACTGTACTGTGAGTGCGCActaatatttcactttttctttttttttttttttttaacaataaataaactaaaacaaaacaaaataaacgacATATCTATACGGACATCCTTCAAATAAAATTATCATTAATAATTATGATTAAAGCttacaatgaagttgggacagaAACAGAATACAATCTTGTTGTTTTCAGGATTGCATCATTCATTTATTAAACTATGTATTGCTCCGTAAGTgaagtcccaacttcattgaaattgtgGGCAGTACATTAAAGATTAATTTAAATCTATGAATGTATTGGTCTTTGATTCTAAATTATTCAAATGAATAATAACTGTAATACACCGTACTGCAATTTCAATTCCTGTCGGGAAATTccgggaataaaaaaaaatacatttgaaatatatCAAATAATTTGTATGTTATAAATAGAGTAATTATATGTGTTACTTATTTTTGCAATAATATTGATAAAGCAGTTCCTCAAACCCAACATCTTATTTAAATCAAACTTAATGTGTCGtatagaataaaataatattcagtactattaaaataaacaatcgTCAGTACGGTATAACAAACcaacagtatttattttaatatatttatatcaTTTATAATAGTACACTGTTTTATTTAACAGTAATTACGTcatacaaaatgcaaaatacaaaattgaaattatttacaaaataataagggaatacaaaaatatacttgtcttgtttttaatttaagggTAATTACATTATGATACAAATGTTAACggctattaaaaatatatatgagtTAAAATTGAATTGCAATAGAGTGCATGGATAtgacatgaaataaaatactcGTTTGATTCcactgagcaataaaatgcaataataAGGTGATAGAATATATTGGAATATTAttcacattttgaagaaaaaaacccccccaaaaaacaaagatttgaCCTTTAAATGTGGATTCTCTGCTGCTTGTATGCAGCTTCTGTAGCGAAAGCGGAACGTGTCAGTTTGTTGGTTCGCGAGCGAGTCACGCGGATTAGACGAAGCCCTTCGCGCTTTAGCGGTCCCGGATTAGCGCACGTAATCTCAATCCCGATCCAATCCGCCGCTCGCATCCCATTTCCAGCACGGCCGAGCAGCGAGATGGAGGCCGGCGTTCGTTGGGCCGGGCTCCTTTGCCTCCTCGTCCTCTCGCAGGGTAAGTCCGCAaagatcattattattattatcattatcatatAAGTCATAGTCATTGATGGACATTTTCGTGAAGGCACAAtacacagtggaacctctgaaAGTGACAACACAAGATCTTCCTGCCATCATTTTTTGCATAAGGAGATCCTGTACATACAGTAGAGTACCGCAACAAAATGTTTGATTATGTCTTTTAGTGggaaaattgaataaatgatttcattattaaaGTAATCAGTGAGTAAACCCCGAAGTGAAAATGGACAATTTGGGATCAGTTAGCCTACAAAAAGAATTGAGCCCCGGAAAGACATGATTATGATAACAGGATGCATGAAAAAGTCTCAGAGATCCGTGCCAacaattgaacaggaagtcagccgtTTTGGGCGGGAAACAGCCATTTTTCCAAGGTTTGAAAgcgacggggggaaaaaaatgtaaatagctCTCGACGTAAATTTCGCTGGTGGACACAAACATTGGATGGATGTGCGATCGTAACAGGATGcaggaaaaaaatctcaaggaagtctgacattttggttggaagcagccattttgggacaAGTTCCCGCCCTGAATGGTTCGGAAAAAGTTGCTCCCGACGCGGGTTTCATTGATGGACACGAAATTGGGaggacgtgtttttttttcataacaggACGCATGCAAAAGCGTCAAAAAGccaaaaccaaaatggaagACAAAGTCGTCGTTTTGACGCGAAGAAGCCGTTTTGGAGCTCAATCCTGGGCTGACCCGCCGAGGCCGGATTTGCTTGAGGGACACGGAAATGGGTGGACAACAGCGTCACGAAAAGACGCGAGAGAGTCTCAAGGACGCGTAGCCGAAAATGGACAGGACGTCAGCCAGTTTAGTTCGAAGCGGCAACTTTCATTCCGGGCtggaacatttggaaaaatgcatCCCGTCACGAGTTTCACCACGCaagaaaagtctcaaggactgAGATCCGGATCAGTTCAACTGTAAATGCGACTGTGTTGGACTTTCGTGGTTCCACTGTAGACTGAACCACGTTTAACTATTGTCTATGAAACCTTTAGAAATGTCTTTTTACATTCCATGCACGCATGGATGTGCCACAGTCCTGACTGCTGTTCACTCtcaggaggtaaaaaaaaaaaaccaaaacaaaacacaaaatgtcttCAAAAAGTTTTTCCGAGCTAACGAACGGACCTTGTCGTGGCGACGCCACGCCTACTTccgggtggcaaaaaaaaaaaaaaaaaaaaaaaaaccacccacCGGAATCACTTTTCTGCCACCCGGAAGTAGCCCGGCGTCGGTTGTTTGCAAACGCGTGAAAAAGCCTAcggtttccgtttttttttttgtttttttttttgggggggggggggtggcgcaGGAAGAGGAGATCCTGCaggtggaggaggagctgcAGGAGGAGGATCAGCAGATCGCGGAGACCTGGACCCCCAGGAACGTGCAAGCGTGCACGTGCGACTGTGAGGCCGTGCCGCCCGGCGGGCCCCCCgacgtcgtcgccgccgccccGCCGGCGCCGGAGCTGCCCGCGGGCCGCCAGTTGACTTGCATGCCAGGTGGGGGGACCTCCACAAATCTATTCAAAAGGAAaaccttgtttttcttctcattcattTGACTCGTTTCCCACTCGAAGAGTAGAACCGTTCCAAAAAGAGAACCCCAAAAGTATTTGGAAGAAGGCAAAATTGAAGCCGCTGTCACTCTTTGAGAAACGCTAACGATtcttgcgccccccccccccccccccgcgcagaGTGTCCGTACCACAGAGCTCTGGGCTTCGAGTCCGGCTCGGTGACCTCGGAGCAGATCAGCTGCTCCCACCAGGACCAGTACAGCAGCTGGTACTCGTCCTGGGTCCCCAACAAGGCTCGACTCAACAACCAGGGCTTCGGGTAAGTCCCCCGGAGGCTAACGTCGTGATTTTCCCTCAGACAAGCGGGGCGTACCCCGGATCGGTCAATCGGCCAATCGTAGCGCGAATAGACAACGATCCAGCgtcgtgtgcgtttgtgtgcgctTTATAGGTGCGCGTGGCTGTCCAAGTACAACGACCTGCACCAATGGCTGCAGATCGACCTGCAGGAAGTGGGCGTGGTCTCGGGCATCCTGACGCAGGGCCGCTGCGACACGGACGAGTGGATCACCAAGTACAGCGTCCAGTACCGCACGGTGGAAACGCTCAACTGGGTCTACTACAAAGACCAGACGGGAAACAACAGAGTACGCACGCGGGCACGCCGTCGAACGCGCCAAATAATTCACGGCCGTTCTCATTCCAGGGAATTCTTTTTAAACCTAAAACCTGTTTTAATCACAAATACAGAGATGCTagcctataaaaaaaaacctcggtaacaatagaaaaataaaGTCCGGGAAAGCAGATGAATCAAATTTCAACTCGGGACTCGGTTTTgcagacaaagaaaaacataactTGTAGATTCAATTGGATAGTTGTTCGCAAATAAGAACAACATGGAAGAAATGTAACTACGGCTTCTCTTGCACGCTGTGTATATTACCGtatttcccggcctacagagcgcacccggttataagcctcactcggtacatttgtcaaggaaataccatttggtacatgcatacgccgcagctgtgcaaaagtcgcaagcgcccacattgaaacacgagatatttacaaagaaagatggtacacggcgagcttaacgctagcgccgccttgctaacgctagcagcgcactaaccctagcgccgccgtgctaacgctagcagcgcactaaccctagcgccgtactaacagggccggttaaaaaaaaaaccaataccggtaaaaatcactgaaacacggcgGTAACACACttgcgcagcactaacagggcctgagcggtaaaagtcacttcctcggcacgtgcatcccaccggtctcactcttaccttttgcgctggagtgccccctagcggccgttggaaaaaacgcgcaaattagccgcatcgccggataaaccgcagggttgaaagcgtgaaaaaagtcgcgtcttacaggacggaaattacagtacatcttAATATTCCCTCACTCCAGAATTGCTGAGTCATCAAGGTTGCCTTCTTCTAgatgacaaatatttaataatgaCGAAAACGTACTTTGAACTTGCCCACGCGCTAATTCAATTCCGGTGTGGATGTGTATTTTTCTTGATTTCGATTTGTTGTCCAAAGTCGGTCACTCTCGGTGAACACACGTTTCCGGCGTGTACTACGTACACTGTGACCGCTCGTAACGATAGCTTAGCAATTAGCATCGTGCTTTTCTGTCTTCCGAAGAAGTGCGAGGATCAGCGACTTGCAAATTTGCCTTTTGAAATAGCCTGCCCAAAATATCCGGAGCCAACGTTCGGTGATTTCCGAACGTTCCGTAACATTTGTCGGCTCTGGCAATGTGTGAATCCGCGGGTGGCGAACTGCGAGTATTTGAGTTACAAGCGAGGCTTCAAAAGCGGCAATGAAGGCACACTAATGCCGTCGCCAGCAGGGAAGGAAAGACAAAGTTGCCCTTTCAAGTGCACTTTTGACTCAGAGtagcctttaaggggcgtggcatCAGGAACTCAAGCTCGTCGGCTAGTCTTCGTGTGAGCGTACGGGTGTGAGCTGTGCCTAACgacactgtttttgtttttgtatttgtgcgCTTATTGCCGAGAGCGCGTCGGTGGCTGCGGCTCTCCTTGCCTACGTGCGAGGGCATTACGCCACCCTCATTGCTTCCTTTATTCCTCACGTGACTTCATTAAAGCTCGCTCACAGCACAAAGCAAAATCGTAAGCCGAAGTCGAGCCGAACTCACAACTGACGACACGTCTACTGCCTTGCGCTCCAGGTGTTCTACGGGAACTCGGACCGCTCGTCCACGGTTCAGAACCTCCTGCGCCCGCCCATCGTGGCGCGCTACATCCGCCTGCTGCCGCTGGGCTGGCACACCCGCATCGCCGTCCGCATGGAGCTGCTCATATGCGTGAGCAAATGCGCGTGACGGACCTTCTCGCAGGCTCCGGGAGGAAAGTgggaaaattaaaatcaaaattacaaaataatcatGCACTTTAATTTGGGAAGATATTCATATGTAAACCATAGATTTGAATTGTACTTGCACGCTAACAAAATAGTGACGTTTCATTGTAAGGTGTCATTTATCCATATCATGTTCGGGCGCTGGGGCGAttacagaaaacaacaaaatgttcaataaatatttcaaatttttgtctcacctcttttgaGTCCTTGCAAAGGTCGATTTGTTCCACAGGTTTGTGAGAATAAAaagctcattttaaaaaaaaaaaaataagtcataaGATTAAAGTTGCAATCAAAGTAcagtacaagtaaaaaaaagttaagattattcttttttttaattgggatgGATCAGGATTAAAGTTGCAAATTCATGTTTTCTTACAGGAAAAATGTggcaaacagtaaaaaaaaaaaaaagttatagattcccaaaaatatatttaaaaaaaatttgtaaaatcaaatcaattaaatgcttgtgagaatattttttctagaaattaaaattatttacaaGATGAAAATTTCTTTTTGGGAATATACTGTGTTAGAAAATTAATATATATTAATGTATACATTAAAGT
Above is a genomic segment from Syngnathoides biaculeatus isolate LvHL_M chromosome 7, ASM1980259v1, whole genome shotgun sequence containing:
- the LOC133503468 gene encoding retinoschisin-like, translated to MEAGVRWAGLLCLLVLSQVLTAVHSQEEEEILQVEEELQEEDQQIAETWTPRNVQACTCDCEAVPPGGPPDVVAAAPPAPELPAGRQLTCMPECPYHRALGFESGSVTSEQISCSHQDQYSSWYSSWVPNKARLNNQGFGCAWLSKYNDLHQWLQIDLQEVGVVSGILTQGRCDTDEWITKYSVQYRTVETLNWVYYKDQTGNNRVFYGNSDRSSTVQNLLRPPIVARYIRLLPLGWHTRIAVRMELLICVSKCA
- the LOC133503647 gene encoding AP-1 complex subunit sigma-2-like isoform X1, translated to MQFMLLFSRQGKLRLQKWYVPMSDKEKKKITRELVQTILTRKAKMCSFLEWRDLKIVYKRYASLYFCCAIEEQDNELITLEIIHRYVELLDKYFGSVCELDIIFNFEKAYFILDEFLLGGEAQETSKKNVLKAIEQGDLLQEDGEVQCSVLEEIGLT
- the LOC133503647 gene encoding AP-1 complex subunit sigma-2-like isoform X2; this translates as MQFMLLFSRQGKLRLQKWYVPMSDKEKKKITRELVQTILTRKAKMCSFLEWRDLKIVYKRYASLYFCCAIEEQDNELITLEIIHRYVELLDKYFGSVCELDIIFNFEKAYFILDEFLLGGEAQETSKKNVLKAIEQGDLLQEPRHEYFNVPVY